A genomic stretch from Leptotrichia sp. HSP-536 includes:
- a CDS encoding MarR family transcriptional regulator: protein MKKIILALFAVSMVMFAGNSETKKVHEQTAKLKNDSYCNVPKSHSEFKKINDKDYRVNIDFEKCVFDGETYNDVKVGILVQNTEKTEKYLKKYKYMHLKAGRNLVYDSKNNTYYHDGSWAFNNDKAYPTVFDGK from the coding sequence ATGAAAAAAATTATATTAGCATTATTTGCTGTGTCAATGGTTATGTTTGCTGGAAATAGTGAAACTAAAAAGGTACATGAACAAACTGCAAAATTAAAAAATGATTCTTATTGTAACGTTCCCAAAAGTCATAGTGAATTTAAAAAAATAAACGATAAAGATTACAGAGTTAATATTGACTTTGAAAAGTGTGTATTTGATGGTGAAACTTACAATGATGTAAAAGTTGGGATTCTTGTTCAAAACACTGAAAAAACTGAAAAATATTTGAAAAAATACAAATATATGCATTTAAAAGCTGGTAGAAATTTAGTTTATGATTCAAAAAATAATACTTATTATCATGATGGCTCTTGGGCATTTAATAATGACAAAGCATATCCTACTGTGTTCGACGGAAAATAA
- a CDS encoding peptidylprolyl isomerase, producing MIRKLSLLMLSLLLMTTVGVLSYSKEYKMKVKITTAKGDVNINLLPEKSPVTVANFVNLAKHGYYDGLKFHRVIENFMAQGGDPTGTGMGGPGYRFEDEVNNGLNFSKAGKLAMANAGPGTNGSQFFITTVPTEWLNGNHTIFGEVVSNADLDVVKKLSNGDIMTKVTVEGDVDSFLKTQKSKVDSWNKVLKQNFPNKF from the coding sequence ATGATCAGGAAATTATCATTGCTAATGTTATCGCTTTTATTGATGACGACTGTCGGTGTGCTATCATACAGTAAAGAGTATAAAATGAAAGTAAAAATTACAACTGCAAAAGGTGATGTCAATATTAATTTATTGCCAGAAAAATCACCTGTAACAGTAGCAAATTTCGTAAATTTAGCAAAACACGGATATTACGACGGATTAAAATTCCATAGAGTTATTGAAAATTTTATGGCTCAAGGTGGAGATCCGACTGGAACAGGAATGGGAGGTCCAGGATATAGATTTGAAGATGAAGTCAACAATGGCTTGAATTTTTCTAAAGCTGGAAAATTGGCTATGGCAAATGCCGGACCAGGAACAAACGGAAGTCAGTTTTTTATTACAACAGTTCCGACTGAATGGTTAAACGGTAATCATACAATTTTTGGAGAAGTTGTATCTAATGCTGATTTGGATGTTGTAAAAAAATTGTCTAATGGAGATATTATGACAAAAGTTACAGTTGAAGGAGATGTAGACAGCTTTTTGAAAACTCAGAAAAGTAAAGTTGACAGCTGGAATAAAGTATTAAAACAAAATTTTCCAAATAAATTTTAA
- a CDS encoding argininosuccinate synthase produces MAKEKVVLAYSGGLDTSIIIPWLKENYDLEVIACCVNVGQEEDMEAVKVKAIESGASKVYVEDKKAEFVKDYAFRALRAGAVYENKYLLGTSFARPLISKVLVEVAHKEGAKYICHGCTGKGNDQVRFETGVFSLDPTLKIIAPWRMWDISSREDAIDYAQKNDIKITVTKEKIYSRDQNLWHISHEGGDIERLENEHKEDIVYMMTTPPEKAPDKPTYVDITFEQGWPVKVNGEELEPVELLTKLNKIAGENGVGVIDIVENRLVGMKSRGVYETPGGTLLMEALKELETLILDKDTFDFKKMVSQKYASIAYSGQWFTPLREGLDAFVDETSKNVTGTIKLKLYKGSVKIAGRFTDFALYDEEISSFGASELYSHKDAEGFIKLFSLPNRIRAYKKHK; encoded by the coding sequence ATGGCAAAAGAAAAAGTAGTTTTAGCCTATTCAGGTGGACTTGATACATCAATTATCATACCTTGGCTAAAAGAAAATTATGATTTAGAAGTAATCGCCTGCTGTGTAAACGTTGGACAGGAAGAAGATATGGAAGCTGTAAAAGTAAAAGCCATCGAATCAGGAGCTTCTAAAGTTTATGTAGAAGATAAGAAAGCTGAATTTGTAAAGGATTACGCTTTCCGTGCGTTAAGAGCAGGAGCAGTCTATGAAAATAAATACTTGCTTGGGACTTCCTTTGCAAGACCCCTTATTTCAAAAGTTCTTGTTGAAGTGGCACATAAGGAAGGTGCAAAATATATTTGTCACGGTTGTACAGGAAAAGGGAATGACCAGGTTAGATTTGAAACTGGAGTTTTTTCTTTAGACCCAACATTAAAAATAATAGCACCTTGGAGAATGTGGGATATTTCTTCAAGAGAGGATGCAATTGATTATGCACAGAAAAATGATATAAAAATTACTGTAACAAAAGAAAAAATTTATTCAAGAGATCAAAATCTTTGGCATATTTCACATGAAGGCGGAGATATTGAAAGACTTGAAAATGAGCATAAGGAAGATATTGTATATATGATGACAACTCCTCCAGAAAAAGCTCCTGACAAGCCAACTTATGTGGATATAACATTTGAACAGGGATGGCCTGTGAAAGTAAATGGTGAGGAACTGGAACCAGTGGAACTATTGACAAAGCTAAATAAAATCGCTGGAGAAAATGGTGTCGGAGTAATTGATATTGTTGAAAATAGACTGGTTGGAATGAAATCCAGAGGAGTTTATGAAACTCCAGGCGGAACATTGCTGATGGAGGCTTTAAAAGAGCTAGAAACATTGATTTTAGACAAAGATACATTTGACTTTAAAAAAATGGTTTCACAAAAATATGCAAGTATAGCTTATTCTGGACAATGGTTTACGCCTTTACGAGAAGGGCTTGACGCATTTGTAGATGAAACTTCTAAAAATGTAACAGGTACGATAAAATTGAAATTGTACAAGGGAAGTGTGAAAATAGCTGGAAGATTTACTGATTTTGCATTATATGATGAAGAAATTTCGTCATTTGGAGCAAGTGAATTGTACAGTCATAAAGACGCTGAAGGATTTATAAAATTATTTTCACTGCCAAATAGAATTAGAGCATACAAAAAACATAAATAA
- a CDS encoding TMEM43 family protein: MLKIFRGAIVFIKELSKFMRNFRLIVWIISFFILLIFGTTIFYNRLDKVENELVETKSVLPENEGKLVIVSGTPTLENGGVIVDKEAGLQVKNAIYYYRRPYQNIYVKKSKEVVRKVKDKKTGSFYDEKETETSIEREWVLSTEKRDKWISVYENPPAINLSSYYSKNDLKIGEFLFDSLKLASSTKYAETESRGFTKEELDNNCKEYIKKVGMNLKTVDDGKFSSLSNGSKIGDIRIKFSYQVLKKTNPVTIVGRQEGNRIVTDNKEGLQQDEHIKEGILSKDEYLKWLTSEESELKKISTILVVIAIIGILLTLSPKDFKPKPKPPQFNYKK; encoded by the coding sequence ATGTTAAAAATTTTTCGCGGTGCAATTGTGTTTATAAAAGAATTAAGTAAGTTTATGAGAAATTTTCGTCTGATAGTCTGGATTATAAGTTTTTTTATTTTGCTTATATTTGGTACTACAATATTCTATAACAGATTAGATAAGGTTGAGAACGAACTTGTAGAGACAAAATCTGTTTTACCTGAAAATGAAGGAAAATTAGTGATTGTTTCAGGGACTCCTACTTTGGAAAATGGTGGTGTTATTGTTGATAAGGAAGCAGGATTGCAGGTAAAAAATGCAATTTATTATTACAGAAGACCATACCAGAATATTTATGTAAAAAAATCAAAAGAAGTTGTTCGCAAAGTCAAAGATAAAAAGACAGGTAGTTTTTATGATGAAAAGGAAACTGAAACTTCTATTGAAAGAGAATGGGTTCTCTCAACAGAAAAACGAGATAAGTGGATTTCAGTATATGAAAATCCTCCAGCAATAAACTTAAGCAGTTACTATTCCAAAAATGATTTGAAGATTGGAGAATTTTTGTTCGATTCTCTTAAATTAGCATCTTCGACAAAATATGCTGAAACCGAGTCACGTGGATTTACAAAGGAAGAACTGGATAATAACTGTAAGGAATACATCAAAAAAGTTGGAATGAATCTAAAGACAGTTGATGACGGAAAATTTAGCAGTCTTTCAAACGGCAGCAAAATTGGCGACATACGTATAAAATTTTCTTATCAGGTATTAAAAAAGACTAACCCAGTCACTATCGTTGGAAGACAGGAAGGAAATAGGATTGTAACAGATAATAAAGAAGGACTGCAACAAGACGAGCATATTAAAGAAGGAATATTATCCAAAGATGAGTATTTAAAATGGCTTACATCTGAAGAATCCGAATTAAAAAAAATAAGCACTATCTTAGTAGTTATAGCAATAATTGGAATTCTTTTAACTTTATCACCTAAAGACTTTAAACCGAAGCCAAAGCCACCACAATTTAACTACAAAAAATAA
- the cobJ gene encoding precorrin-3B C(17)-methyltransferase: MNKKGKIYVVGIGPGKKADMTFKAYEAMEKSDVIVGYKTYTDLIKEYFPNTEIKSSSMMKEVDRCIEVLELAKSGKNVALISSGDAGVYGMAGIMYEVIDENDDVEIEVIPGITATNAAAAIVGAPIMHDYVTISLSNLLTDWELIKKRIELAAQGDFIISLYNPKSKGRTTQIVEAQKIMLKHKSKDTPVAIVRNAGRETEEYEITTLEKMLDSEINMLTIVLIGNSNTFVKKGKIVTPRGYEKKYEY; this comes from the coding sequence ATGAACAAAAAAGGAAAAATTTATGTAGTAGGAATTGGACCAGGAAAAAAGGCAGACATGACTTTTAAGGCTTACGAAGCAATGGAGAAAAGCGATGTAATTGTTGGGTATAAAACTTATACTGACTTGATTAAGGAATATTTTCCAAATACGGAAATAAAAAGTTCAAGTATGATGAAGGAAGTTGACAGATGTATCGAAGTTCTAGAACTTGCGAAATCTGGAAAAAATGTAGCTTTAATTAGTAGCGGAGATGCTGGAGTATATGGTATGGCTGGAATTATGTATGAAGTTATTGATGAAAATGACGATGTAGAAATTGAAGTAATCCCAGGAATTACAGCAACAAACGCTGCAGCCGCAATCGTTGGAGCACCAATTATGCACGATTATGTAACAATTAGCTTAAGTAATCTTTTAACAGACTGGGAATTAATAAAAAAACGTATCGAACTGGCAGCACAGGGTGACTTTATCATAAGCTTGTACAATCCAAAAAGTAAAGGAAGAACAACACAAATTGTTGAGGCACAAAAAATTATGTTAAAACACAAATCAAAAGATACTCCTGTTGCAATTGTAAGAAATGCTGGACGAGAAACTGAAGAGTATGAAATCACAACACTTGAGAAAATGCTTGACTCTGAAATAAATATGCTTACAATTGTATTAATTGGAAATTCAAATACCTTTGTGAAAAAGGGGAAAATAGTTACACCTAGAGGGTATGAGAAGAAATATGAGTATTAA
- the cbiG gene encoding cobalt-precorrin 5A hydrolase, with amino-acid sequence MRTAIYCVSKNGYKTCLKVKENVYNNLHIYVSGRVANLLNLENENNEDLIVINERVPILLEKTFNKYDLHIFVAATGAVVRIIEGKFKSKDTDPAVITIDDHANFVISLLSGHLGGANEECKKIASGIGAIPVITTASDVGGKIAVDTLSQKIKAKLNDLDEAKRVTSLIVNGENVSLHLPKNIINHDENSAGAIIVSNRKNIEISKIIPQNIFIGIGCKRGVSKEHIIEKLRYAMDKQNLELSAIKMAASAWVKSDEIGLLEAMKELDIPIKFFEKEEILKLEDLIEEKSEYVKKTIGVYGVSEPCAFLASSGKGTFLAKKIKLDGMTLSIFEEEIEN; translated from the coding sequence ATGAGAACAGCAATTTATTGCGTAAGCAAAAACGGATATAAAACTTGTTTAAAAGTAAAAGAAAATGTATACAATAATTTGCATATTTACGTATCAGGAAGAGTAGCTAACTTGCTAAATCTTGAAAATGAAAATAACGAAGATTTAATTGTAATAAATGAAAGAGTGCCAATTTTACTGGAAAAGACATTTAATAAATATGATTTACACATATTCGTCGCAGCGACTGGGGCAGTTGTGAGAATTATTGAAGGAAAATTTAAAAGCAAAGATACTGATCCTGCAGTTATAACGATTGATGATCACGCTAATTTTGTGATTTCATTGCTTTCGGGACATCTTGGAGGGGCAAATGAAGAATGTAAAAAGATTGCTAGTGGAATAGGAGCAATTCCAGTAATTACAACAGCATCTGATGTTGGTGGAAAAATAGCAGTCGATACATTATCACAAAAAATCAAAGCCAAATTAAATGATTTGGATGAAGCAAAGAGAGTAACTTCGTTAATTGTAAATGGAGAAAATGTAAGCCTTCATTTACCAAAAAACATTATAAATCACGATGAAAACAGTGCTGGAGCAATAATTGTGTCAAATAGAAAAAATATTGAAATCTCAAAAATTATTCCGCAGAATATTTTTATTGGTATTGGCTGCAAAAGAGGAGTTAGCAAGGAACACATTATCGAAAAACTAAGATATGCAATGGATAAACAGAATTTAGAGCTTTCAGCTATAAAAATGGCAGCATCTGCCTGGGTAAAATCTGATGAAATAGGACTTCTTGAAGCGATGAAGGAACTTGATATCCCAATAAAATTTTTTGAAAAGGAAGAAATTTTGAAACTGGAAGATTTGATTGAAGAAAAATCAGAATATGTGAAGAAAACTATTGGAGTTTATGGAGTTTCTGAGCCTTGTGCATTTCTTGCTTCCAGCGGGAAAGGAACATTTTTAGCAAAAAAAATAAAACTGGATGGTATGACATTGTCGATTTTTGAAGAGGAAATTGAAAATTAA
- a CDS encoding NUDIX hydrolase, with amino-acid sequence MIATLCYLEKDNKYLMLYRNKKEIDINKGKWIGVGGKLENGEIPEQCLTREVWEETGYKLNTYKYRGIVIFNYNEDEPLFIYVYTSSDFSGVEKECDEGDLKWIPKDEVLNLELWEGDKIFLKLLFENSPFFYLTLDYENDNVINSKLEFKQKYSCFEVFVPENYVEKIVENLQKYNFLTEGFYADVYSTIDGIGHWKTLEGGSPFDGEVGKSSVADEKIMKFRVKREFEELAYYLVKEAHPYETAVINVFRMEV; translated from the coding sequence ATGATTGCAACATTATGTTATCTTGAAAAGGATAATAAATATTTGATGTTATATAGAAACAAAAAAGAAATTGATATAAATAAGGGAAAATGGATTGGTGTTGGCGGAAAGCTGGAAAACGGGGAAATTCCTGAACAGTGTTTGACTCGGGAAGTTTGGGAAGAAACAGGATATAAATTGAATACTTATAAATATAGAGGAATTGTGATTTTTAACTATAATGAAGACGAGCCTTTATTTATATATGTTTACACAAGTTCAGATTTTTCTGGAGTAGAAAAGGAATGTGATGAAGGGGACTTGAAATGGATTCCGAAAGATGAAGTTTTAAACTTGGAATTATGGGAAGGCGATAAAATATTTTTAAAATTATTATTTGAAAATTCTCCATTTTTCTACTTAACTTTAGATTATGAAAATGACAACGTAATTAACTCAAAGCTAGAGTTTAAGCAAAAATATAGCTGTTTTGAAGTTTTTGTACCAGAAAATTATGTGGAAAAAATTGTGGAAAATTTACAAAAATACAATTTTTTAACAGAAGGCTTTTACGCAGATGTTTATTCTACAATTGACGGAATCGGACACTGGAAAACTTTGGAAGGTGGAAGTCCTTTTGATGGGGAAGTTGGAAAATCAAGTGTTGCAGATGAAAAAATAATGAAGTTCAGAGTAAAAAGAGAATTTGAGGAACTGGCATATTATCTGGTAAAAGAGGCTCATCCTTATGAAACGGCAGTAATTAATGTGTTTAGGATGGAAGTTTAA
- a CDS encoding DUF488 domain-containing protein, with protein sequence MNRLNWKRIYEEPEKNDGFRVFVDRLWARGIKKEDAKIDYWAKEITPTKELRENYHKGRIDFETFSAGYLNELEKNLDFDKFLQKIKTELISKNVTMVFASKTPEISHIPILKKYLKNKL encoded by the coding sequence ATGAATAGATTAAATTGGAAAAGAATTTATGAAGAACCTGAAAAAAATGATGGTTTTAGAGTGTTCGTAGATAGACTGTGGGCAAGGGGAATAAAAAAAGAAGATGCCAAAATTGATTACTGGGCAAAGGAAATTACACCTACAAAGGAGCTTAGGGAAAATTACCACAAAGGAAGAATTGATTTTGAAACGTTTTCAGCAGGATATTTGAATGAATTGGAAAAAAATCTTGATTTTGATAAGTTTTTACAAAAAATAAAAACTGAACTAATTTCAAAAAATGTTACAATGGTTTTTGCAAGCAAGACTCCTGAAATTAGTCATATTCCGATTTTAAAAAAGTATTTGAAAAATAAATTATAA
- the cbiT gene encoding precorrin-6Y C5,15-methyltransferase (decarboxylating) subunit CbiT: MYHIKDEEFLRGKVPMTKEEIRFVSLGKMEMKDDDICLDIGGGTGSVSMEMARFARNGKVFVIERNDEAVELIYKNVEKFDLKNVTVIKGMAPDGLKDLNTKFNKIFIGGSAGNLVEIIKYSYDNLVDDGILVLNFIVLENIFTAVEELKKYDFKDVDICQLIVSKNRKVKDFNMMMAENPIYVITAKK, from the coding sequence ATGTATCATATAAAAGATGAAGAATTTTTGAGAGGAAAAGTGCCAATGACAAAAGAGGAAATCCGTTTTGTAAGTCTTGGGAAAATGGAGATGAAAGATGACGATATTTGTCTTGACATTGGCGGCGGAACTGGTTCTGTTAGTATGGAAATGGCGAGATTTGCACGAAACGGAAAAGTTTTTGTAATCGAGAGAAATGATGAGGCGGTTGAGCTGATTTATAAAAATGTAGAAAAATTTGATTTGAAAAATGTTACTGTGATTAAGGGAATGGCTCCAGATGGACTAAAAGACTTGAATACAAAGTTTAATAAAATTTTTATTGGAGGTTCTGCTGGAAATCTGGTGGAAATTATAAAATATTCTTATGATAACCTTGTTGACGATGGAATTTTAGTACTAAACTTTATCGTACTGGAAAATATTTTCACGGCTGTTGAGGAATTGAAAAAATACGACTTTAAAGATGTGGATATTTGTCAGTTAATTGTGAGTAAAAATAGAAAAGTTAAGGATTTTAATATGATGATGGCAGAAAATCCAATTTATGTGATTACTGCGAAGAAATAA
- a CDS encoding PFL family protein: MNLLPDEILETIDMVEMQHLDVRTVTMGISLLDCIDTDAEKTAENIYNKITENGKDLVKIADEVASKYNMPIINKRVSVTPISIIGNATNAEDYTIFAKALDKAAKTIGIDFIGGFSALVDKGFTKGDIKLINSIPKALSETDRVCSSVNVGSTKSGINLDAVKMMGKTVKELAELSKDSDGLAAAKFVVFTNAVPDNPFMAGAFHGVENPDVVLNVGISGPGVVRHTLANISKTAKIDEITEAIKKVSFKITRMGELIGKEVAERLGVEFGIIDLSLAPTPAVGDSVGNVLEEFGLEAVGAYGTTLALAILNDAVKKGGAMAATRVGGLTGAFIPVSEDQGMIEATSKGYLTLEKLEAMTCVCSVGLDMIAIPGDTSEAVISGIIADEMAIGMVNSKTTAVRVIPVPGKKAGDRVVFGGLLGEADIININNLDCSVLINRGGKVAPPIQALKN; the protein is encoded by the coding sequence ATGAATTTATTACCTGATGAGATACTGGAAACGATAGATATGGTTGAAATGCAGCACCTTGACGTAAGAACCGTCACAATGGGAATAAGCCTGCTTGATTGCATTGATACAGATGCCGAAAAGACAGCGGAAAACATTTATAACAAAATTACAGAAAATGGAAAAGATTTAGTAAAAATCGCCGATGAAGTGGCAAGTAAATACAATATGCCAATTATTAACAAAAGAGTTTCAGTCACTCCAATTTCAATAATTGGAAATGCAACAAATGCAGAAGATTACACAATTTTCGCAAAAGCGCTAGATAAAGCGGCAAAAACAATTGGAATTGACTTTATTGGAGGATTCTCGGCACTTGTGGACAAAGGCTTTACAAAAGGAGATATTAAGCTGATAAACAGTATTCCAAAAGCACTTTCTGAAACAGACAGAGTTTGTTCTTCTGTAAACGTAGGCTCTACAAAGTCAGGAATTAACTTGGATGCTGTAAAAATGATGGGAAAAACTGTAAAAGAGTTAGCTGAACTTTCAAAAGATTCAGATGGACTGGCGGCTGCAAAATTTGTCGTATTTACAAATGCTGTTCCTGATAATCCGTTTATGGCGGGTGCATTTCACGGCGTAGAAAATCCAGATGTTGTGCTGAATGTGGGAATAAGCGGACCAGGAGTTGTCAGACACACGCTTGCCAATATTTCAAAAACTGCAAAAATTGACGAAATAACAGAAGCAATAAAAAAAGTAAGTTTCAAAATCACAAGAATGGGAGAATTAATTGGAAAGGAAGTTGCCGAAAGACTTGGCGTTGAATTTGGAATAATTGACTTATCACTTGCACCAACTCCAGCGGTAGGCGACAGTGTCGGAAATGTACTGGAAGAATTTGGACTAGAAGCAGTCGGAGCTTACGGAACAACACTTGCACTTGCAATTTTAAATGACGCTGTGAAAAAAGGCGGAGCAATGGCTGCAACTCGTGTCGGAGGCTTAACAGGAGCATTTATCCCGGTAAGTGAAGATCAAGGAATGATTGAAGCTACAAGCAAAGGATATTTGACACTTGAAAAACTGGAGGCGATGACTTGTGTATGTTCTGTCGGGCTTGATATGATAGCTATTCCAGGTGATACCTCAGAAGCTGTAATTTCTGGAATAATAGCTGATGAAATGGCAATTGGAATGGTAAACAGCAAAACTACTGCAGTTAGGGTAATCCCAGTTCCTGGAAAGAAAGCGGGAGATAGAGTAGTATTTGGAGGACTTCTCGGAGAAGCAGATATTATAAACATAAATAATTTAGACTGCTCTGTATTAATTAATCGTGGTGGAAAAGTAGCTCCGCCAATTCAGGCGTTGAAAAATTAA
- a CDS encoding ACT domain-containing protein, with protein MNDRIVITVIGTDKTGIVANVSTKLSELSLNIIDITQKVFENDIFAMIMLVEAEKNTDIKGLQEKFKDVEEKIGVRVFLQHENIFKAMHRI; from the coding sequence ATGAACGATAGAATCGTTATCACAGTTATTGGAACAGATAAAACAGGAATTGTTGCGAATGTATCAACAAAATTAAGCGAACTTAGCTTAAATATTATTGACATAACACAAAAGGTCTTTGAAAATGATATTTTTGCGATGATTATGCTTGTGGAAGCAGAAAAAAATACAGATATAAAAGGATTGCAGGAGAAATTTAAAGATGTTGAGGAGAAAATTGGAGTAAGAGTTTTCTTGCAGCATGAAAATATTTTCAAGGCAATGCACAGAATATAA
- a CDS encoding transposase family protein yields MKHKLSDIVVITLFAMLGNVEYWEEIEEFGKLYLKALKR; encoded by the coding sequence ATAAAACACAAGTTAAGTGACATTGTCGTGATTACTCTTTTTGCCATGCTTGGGAATGTTGAATACTGGGAAGAGATTGAGGAATTTGGAAAACTGTATCTTAAAGCATTGAAAAGATAA
- the nth gene encoding endonuclease III, which translates to MTKKERFKKIFPILKEKFGEPKAALEFETPYQLMVAVILSAQCTDVRVNIVTKELFKVVKEPADIREMKQETLEKYIKSTGFYKNKAKNIKLNAEMMLDKYKDIIPKKLEELIELPGVGRKTANVVLGELWNIREGIVVDTHVKRLSNRIGFVKNDNPEIIERELMKFIPKKYWFIYSHYLILHGRNKCIARKPKCEICEIRNYCKYNEKI; encoded by the coding sequence ATGACAAAAAAAGAAAGATTTAAAAAAATATTTCCAATACTAAAAGAAAAATTTGGTGAACCAAAAGCAGCACTTGAATTTGAAACACCTTATCAGCTTATGGTAGCAGTAATTTTGTCAGCTCAATGTACTGACGTGCGTGTAAATATTGTTACAAAAGAACTGTTTAAAGTGGTAAAAGAACCAGCAGATATAAGGGAAATGAAGCAGGAAACTCTTGAAAAATACATAAAATCTACTGGCTTTTATAAAAATAAGGCTAAAAATATAAAATTAAATGCTGAAATGATGCTGGATAAATATAAAGATATAATTCCGAAAAAACTCGAAGAATTAATAGAACTCCCTGGTGTTGGAAGAAAAACAGCAAACGTTGTTTTAGGGGAACTTTGGAACATTCGAGAAGGAATTGTTGTAGACACTCACGTCAAAAGATTATCCAATCGGATAGGCTTTGTAAAAAACGACAATCCAGAAATTATTGAACGTGAACTTATGAAATTTATTCCTAAAAAATACTGGTTTATATATTCACATTATTTAATTTTACATGGGCGAAATAAATGTATTGCAAGAAAGCCTAAGTGTGAAATATGTGAAATTAGGAATTATTGTAAATATAATGAAAAAATTTAA